Proteins encoded by one window of bacterium:
- a CDS encoding type II toxin-antitoxin system VapC family toxin has protein sequence MIYLFDTNACISYLNRVDSAIQMRMRRLSPERISLCSVVEAELHFGVMKSARPAENLAKLDVFLSAFNSFPFDSQAARKYGEIRAELSRVGTPIGPNDLMIAAIALVHGSTLVTHNTREFSRIKDLELEDWEA, from the coding sequence ATGATCTATCTTTTTGACACCAACGCCTGCATCTCGTACCTCAATCGTGTTGACTCTGCAATCCAGATGCGTATGAGGCGGTTGAGTCCTGAGAGAATATCATTATGTTCGGTTGTCGAAGCGGAATTGCATTTTGGAGTCATGAAAAGTGCGAGACCGGCTGAGAATCTGGCCAAGCTGGATGTGTTCTTGAGCGCATTTAATTCGTTTCCATTTGATAGCCAGGCCGCCCGGAAATATGGCGAAATCCGGGCGGAGCTTAGCCGGGTTGGCACACCCATCGGCCCGAATGACCTCATGATTGCCGCCATCGCACTTGTTCATGGATCGACACTTGTCACGCATAATACCCGTGAATTCTCCCGCATCAAAGATTTGGAACTTGAAGACTGGGAAGCCTGA
- a CDS encoding BrnA antitoxin family protein produces the protein MNAINSKKKSGTDWQFLTAESDEGIDYSDIPKLGAEFWKKAELRLPQKKESLTLRLDHDVVAWFRSAGRGYQTKMNAVLRSYMRSAKHA, from the coding sequence ATGAACGCGATAAATTCAAAAAAGAAATCCGGCACTGATTGGCAGTTCTTGACGGCTGAATCGGACGAGGGTATCGACTATTCCGATATCCCTAAACTCGGCGCGGAATTCTGGAAGAAAGCGGAATTGCGTTTGCCTCAAAAAAAAGAAAGTTTGACGCTGCGCCTTGATCACGATGTGGTGGCTTGGTTCAGGAGCGCCGGACGTGGTTATCAGACAAAGATGAATGCTGTACTCCGCTCGTACATGAGGTCGGCAAAACACGCCTGA
- a CDS encoding BrnT family toxin has product MKFEWDEEKNQENIRHHRIDFADVPPVFDGPMVVALDTRKNYGEDRLIGIGLLINSVVVVVFVERIGDTVRIISARKAERHERDKFKKEIRH; this is encoded by the coding sequence ATGAAATTCGAGTGGGATGAGGAGAAGAACCAGGAGAATATTCGACATCACCGGATCGATTTTGCGGATGTACCTCCGGTCTTCGACGGACCCATGGTTGTCGCATTGGACACTCGAAAGAATTATGGTGAAGATAGGTTGATCGGAATCGGGCTTCTCATCAACTCAGTGGTTGTGGTTGTATTTGTCGAAAGGATCGGCGACACAGTCAGGATTATCTCAGCTCGAAAGGCGGAACGACATGAACGCGATAAATTCAAAAAAGAAATCCGGCACTGA
- a CDS encoding nucleotidyltransferase domain-containing protein encodes MRVSGKNVATFKNAIRGAFPGQPKVFLFGSRVDDNKRGGDIDLMVVSALRRDELEIAKIKAITKIQMTLGEQKIDLIVTNDPARDSRKVVQEALKHGVEL; translated from the coding sequence ATGAGAGTATCTGGAAAAAATGTAGCCACATTCAAAAACGCTATTCGGGGAGCCTTTCCAGGACAGCCTAAGGTGTTTTTGTTTGGATCCCGTGTTGATGATAACAAACGGGGTGGTGATATTGATCTGATGGTGGTGAGCGCTCTGCGTCGGGATGAACTGGAGATCGCTAAAATTAAAGCGATTACGAAGATACAAATGACCCTGGGTGAGCAAAAGATTGACTTGATTGTCACTAATGACCCAGCACGAGATTCACGCAAAGTCGTCCAAGAGGCGTTGAAGCATGGGGTTGAACTATGA
- a CDS encoding type II toxin-antitoxin system RelE/ParE family toxin, with amino-acid sequence MRVAYAREVADDLAGARTWYESRAPGLGEDFLRMAYATISELGEFPYSNGTVYNSFRRALLRRFPYSVYYFVSHDVITVYGVFHSSKDPQVIRQLLDTR; translated from the coding sequence ATGCGAGTTGCTTATGCTCGGGAAGTCGCTGACGATTTGGCGGGTGCCCGCACTTGGTATGAGAGCCGTGCCCCGGGACTGGGAGAAGACTTTCTTCGGATGGCTTACGCCACAATCAGTGAACTTGGCGAATTTCCTTATTCGAACGGAACGGTATACAATAGTTTCCGGCGGGCCTTGTTAAGGCGGTTTCCTTACAGTGTATATTATTTTGTTTCACATGATGTGATCACCGTATACGGCGTATTCCATTCTTCAAAAGATCCTCAGGTGATCAGGCAGTTGCTTGACACAAGATAA
- a CDS encoding addiction module protein has protein sequence MTTLELESVLRMPVERRILWIEDVWDSIQQQPDSLQVPDSHKRELDRRFQKYADDPSAFLSEQELKKAVNARR, from the coding sequence ATGACAACGCTTGAGTTGGAAAGCGTCTTAAGGATGCCCGTTGAACGCAGAATTTTATGGATTGAAGATGTTTGGGATTCAATACAGCAACAGCCAGACAGCCTTCAGGTTCCGGACAGTCACAAGAGGGAATTGGATCGGCGGTTTCAGAAATATGCAGATGATCCATCCGCATTTTTGTCAGAGCAAGAGCTTAAAAAAGCTGTGAATGCGCGGAGATAA